One part of the Solanum dulcamara chromosome 8, daSolDulc1.2, whole genome shotgun sequence genome encodes these proteins:
- the LOC129898566 gene encoding uncharacterized protein LOC129898566 yields the protein MWAMEYNPNIYSLYDKTLEQLPDKLNDKQLKQYGKFERRIVITGATKQNDALAIFLVASVLETKKKRLMKKAKGLDDVVQILGEITGNLDAKKALNEALKVHKKYMSKVKKT from the exons ATGTGGGCCATGGAGTACAACCCAAACATATATTCATTGTATGACAAGACACTGGAACAACTTCCCGATAAGTTAAATGATAAGCAGCTAAAACAATATGGGAAATTTGAAAGGAGAATAGTGATAACTGGTGCAACGAAACAGAATGATGCACTTGCCATTTTCCTAGTTGCAAGTGTTCTTGAAACGAAGAAAAAACGGCTTATGAAAAAGGCGAAGGGCCTAGATGATGTTGTCCAG ATCTTGGGTGAGATAACTGGGAATTTGGATGCAAAGAAAGCACTAAATGAGGCTCTAAAGGTTCATAAGAAGTACATGAGCAAG GTGAAAAAGACCTAG